The following proteins are co-located in the Desulfobacterales bacterium genome:
- a CDS encoding response regulator transcription factor, translating to MTKSILIVEDETDIMQLIDWHLRSEGYTTFKAADGNKGLDMAEAKTPDLILLDLILPGMDGLEICKSLKRSSKTQNIPVVMLTAKGEEVDRIVGFELGADDYIVKPFSPRELILRLRAILRRQEKDPAEESLLTYQDLQIDLESYRVWLKDEELKLTVTELNLLMELIQNQGKVRTRDQLLDRVWGYQFDGYARTVDTHIRRLRQKIGPYAESIETVRGIGYRFKEA from the coding sequence ATGACAAAATCCATACTTATTGTCGAAGATGAAACCGACATCATGCAATTGATCGACTGGCATTTACGATCCGAAGGATATACCACGTTCAAAGCGGCAGACGGAAACAAAGGGCTTGACATGGCGGAAGCAAAAACGCCGGATCTCATTCTCTTAGACCTGATCCTGCCCGGCATGGACGGCCTTGAAATCTGCAAATCGCTCAAGCGCAGCTCAAAGACCCAAAACATTCCAGTGGTTATGCTCACCGCAAAAGGCGAAGAGGTCGACCGGATTGTGGGCTTTGAGCTCGGTGCGGATGACTATATTGTCAAGCCCTTCAGTCCGCGGGAATTGATCCTTCGGCTCCGGGCGATTTTACGGCGCCAGGAAAAAGACCCCGCTGAGGAAAGCCTGCTCACCTACCAGGATCTTCAAATTGACCTGGAAAGCTACCGGGTATGGCTCAAAGACGAAGAATTAAAGCTGACCGTCACGGAGCTTAACCTCCTGATGGAACTGATTCAGAACCAGGGCAAAGTCCGGACCCGGGATCAGCTCCTGGACCGGGTCTGGGGCTACCAGTTTGACGGGTATGCCCGCACCGTGGATACCCATATCCGCCGGCTGCGCCAGAAAATCGGCCCCTATGCGGAATCCATCGAAACCGTCCGCGGCATCGGCTACCGGTTCAAGGAAGCGTAA
- a CDS encoding phosphate ABC transporter substrate-binding protein, which yields MKTKSMMKGLKTGVILVLVLCFAAAAWAEKLSIKGSTTVLPIAQKAAEEFMKIYPDINVSVSGGGSGNGIKAIIDGTTDVADSSRFIKQEEVKMAVENGTYPVPFAVARDCIVPVVHPSNNISDLSLAQLKKIYEGKITNWKEVGGPDLEIVVISRDTSSGTYEVWEDIVMEGARVYPGALLQASNGAVAQAVAKNKYAIGYVGLSYLNKDLKTLTVDGEEASIENAVAYPVSRELFMFTRGWPTGKVMKFINYMLHPSKGQKIAAEVGYVPLY from the coding sequence ATGAAGACAAAATCAATGATGAAGGGGTTAAAAACAGGGGTTATCCTGGTATTGGTCTTGTGCTTTGCCGCTGCGGCATGGGCGGAGAAGCTCTCGATTAAAGGCTCCACGACGGTGCTGCCCATTGCGCAGAAGGCAGCCGAGGAATTTATGAAGATTTATCCGGATATCAACGTGTCCGTATCCGGCGGAGGCTCCGGCAACGGGATCAAGGCAATCATCGATGGGACAACCGATGTTGCTGACAGCTCCCGGTTTATCAAGCAGGAAGAAGTGAAGATGGCGGTTGAAAACGGTACCTATCCGGTCCCCTTTGCCGTGGCCCGGGACTGCATCGTACCGGTTGTCCATCCGTCAAACAATATTAGTGACTTGAGCCTGGCCCAGCTTAAGAAAATATACGAGGGCAAGATTACTAACTGGAAGGAAGTCGGCGGACCGGATCTCGAAATTGTGGTGATATCCCGGGATACCTCCTCCGGGACCTATGAAGTCTGGGAAGACATTGTCATGGAAGGCGCACGGGTCTATCCGGGGGCGCTGTTGCAGGCGTCAAATGGGGCCGTAGCCCAGGCGGTGGCCAAAAATAAATACGCCATCGGCTATGTTGGTCTGAGTTATTTGAATAAAGACTTGAAAACACTCACCGTGGACGGTGAGGAAGCCAGTATTGAAAATGCCGTCGCATATCCGGTCAGCCGAGAATTGTTCATGTTTACCCGCGGCTGGCCAACCGGCAAGGTTATGAAATTTATCAATTATATGCTGCATCCGAGCAAAGGGCAGAAAATCGCTGCCGAGGTCGGATACGTTCCGCTTTATTAG
- the pstC gene encoding phosphate ABC transporter permease subunit PstC — MKSRVIKDTLIRYIFFLLAFISIAILAMILFFLVREGVPVFKEVSVKDFLFGQYWYPTADPPDFGILPLILASLMVTGLSAAISIPLGVMTAIYLAEIATPRVKEIAKPMVEMLASLPSVVIGFFGMVVVAPFLQEVFELPTGLNLFNASLMLAFMSVPTITTIAEDAITSVPAELKEASLALGATHWESIVRVIMPASLSGVSTGIILGMSRAIGETMVVLMVAGGAAMIPGSLFDPVRPMPASIAAEMAEAPFRSEHYHALFAIGLVLFIFTLMFNFIADYISHKHRQVGAATL, encoded by the coding sequence ATGAAGTCGAGAGTTATCAAAGATACGCTGATTCGCTATATTTTTTTTCTGCTGGCGTTTATTTCCATCGCGATTCTGGCCATGATCCTGTTTTTCCTGGTCAGGGAGGGGGTGCCGGTATTTAAAGAGGTCTCGGTTAAGGACTTTTTGTTCGGCCAGTACTGGTATCCCACTGCCGATCCACCGGATTTCGGGATACTGCCGCTGATTTTAGCGTCTTTGATGGTAACCGGCCTGTCTGCGGCCATTTCCATACCGCTGGGCGTGATGACGGCGATTTATCTGGCGGAAATCGCCACGCCCCGGGTCAAAGAAATCGCCAAACCCATGGTTGAAATGCTGGCATCGCTGCCCTCGGTGGTGATCGGGTTTTTCGGGATGGTGGTGGTGGCCCCGTTTCTCCAGGAGGTGTTTGAACTTCCCACGGGGCTAAACCTTTTTAATGCCTCGCTAATGCTGGCGTTTATGTCCGTGCCCACCATCACAACCATTGCTGAGGATGCCATCACCAGTGTGCCGGCGGAGCTGAAGGAGGCCTCTTTGGCACTGGGGGCCACCCATTGGGAAAGCATCGTTCGGGTGATTATGCCGGCGTCTTTGTCCGGGGTGAGCACCGGCATCATCCTCGGTATGTCCCGGGCCATCGGTGAGACCATGGTCGTATTGATGGTTGCCGGCGGGGCGGCCATGATTCCGGGCTCGCTTTTTGATCCCGTCCGGCCCATGCCGGCCAGCATTGCCGCGGAAATGGCGGAGGCCCCGTTTCGCAGCGAGCATTACCACGCCCTGTTTGCCATCGGATTGGTGTTATTTATTTTTACCCTGATGTTTAACTTCATCGCAGACTATATTTCGCACAAGCACCGGCAGGTGGGCGCGGCCACGCTATAG
- the pstA gene encoding phosphate ABC transporter permease PstA encodes MTNQASHTNMAEKTSARRKFSQSGFFLMFRGAALINAFALVIVVFFLVKNGWQAINWTFLTQVPTDSMTKGGIFPCIVGTVYLSVGAMLFAFPLGVASAIYLNEYARQGALMRAIRFGINNLAGVPSIVFGLFGLAFFVTWMKLEVSVLSGALTLGILSLPVIIGTSEEALRAVPDTYREASLGLGATKWQTISRVVMPAALPSMITGGILALSRAAGETAAIMFTAAVYYTTQMPSSVFDPVMALPYHIYVLATAGTNIEQTRGLQYGTALVLIALVLGMNLIAIIYRARLRRKR; translated from the coding sequence ATGACGAACCAGGCATCCCATACCAATATGGCGGAAAAGACCTCAGCGCGCCGGAAATTTTCCCAGTCCGGGTTTTTCCTGATGTTCCGCGGGGCGGCGTTGATTAATGCCTTTGCGCTGGTGATTGTGGTTTTCTTTCTGGTCAAAAACGGCTGGCAGGCCATCAACTGGACGTTTTTGACCCAGGTGCCCACCGATTCCATGACAAAGGGCGGGATTTTTCCGTGCATCGTCGGAACTGTTTACCTGAGTGTCGGGGCCATGCTGTTTGCCTTTCCCCTGGGCGTGGCCTCGGCCATCTATTTGAATGAATATGCCCGGCAGGGGGCGCTTATGCGGGCGATCCGGTTTGGCATCAATAATCTGGCCGGTGTGCCCTCCATTGTATTCGGGCTTTTCGGCCTGGCGTTTTTTGTAACCTGGATGAAGCTTGAGGTGAGTGTCCTGTCCGGGGCGCTGACACTGGGGATTTTGTCTCTGCCGGTGATTATCGGCACCTCGGAGGAGGCCCTGCGGGCGGTGCCGGATACCTATCGGGAGGCCTCGCTAGGCCTTGGCGCCACCAAATGGCAGACCATTTCGCGAGTCGTTATGCCCGCGGCTCTGCCATCGATGATCACCGGCGGTATCCTGGCCTTAAGCCGGGCCGCCGGAGAAACCGCGGCGATCATGTTTACGGCCGCGGTCTATTACACCACCCAGATGCCCTCCTCCGTATTCGATCCGGTAATGGCGCTTCCCTATCATATCTATGTGCTGGCCACGGCCGGTACCAATATCGAACAGACCCGGGGGCTTCAATACGGCACCGCCCTGGTGCTCATTGCCCTGGTGCTGGGCATGAACCTGATTGCCATCATCTACCGGGCCCGGCTGCGCAGAAAGCGGTAG
- a CDS encoding radical SAM domain-containing protein: MEPHTVEDMTITLEKKGADRYIKISYPVRYGIFSEIKTRDYTFQFNLNGEIKTIQGRGRGWLDASEWLKRTAGNDWAYFSAGGYTGAIDFTGEYYVPCLSYDTNAVLFSDRFNSEDVADAFAAWHQLRERIARMDLSVCAPNLSGFLRRVAELGPERLAERGRKFHEIIGGEVSVLPPDARHVEYDVIPVIVADGCLYNCGFCRVKSGKGFALRPYDDIESQIRALSAFYDQDLINYNSIFLGQHDALFAGKEVLDFAARKTYEGLAIDQSKMKDPRLFLFGSVDSMLRSDEDVFDALNRLPFYTYINLGLESADAETFKVIQKPLTPKKVEKAFNRMMAVNRTYSNIEVTANFVYGAGLPETHLPSIIDLTRNHLDHFHSKGTIYISPLENIGSKEKMLHEFTEFKKLCRLPCYIYLIQRL; this comes from the coding sequence ATGGAACCCCATACAGTTGAAGACATGACCATCACCCTTGAGAAAAAGGGGGCGGACCGGTATATCAAAATCAGCTATCCGGTCCGATACGGCATTTTCTCGGAAATCAAAACCCGGGATTATACCTTTCAGTTCAATTTAAACGGCGAGATTAAAACCATCCAGGGCCGGGGCCGGGGTTGGCTGGATGCCTCCGAATGGCTCAAACGCACGGCGGGAAACGACTGGGCCTATTTCTCAGCCGGCGGCTATACCGGGGCCATTGATTTTACCGGCGAATATTACGTGCCCTGCCTTTCCTATGATACCAATGCGGTGCTGTTCAGTGACCGGTTTAACAGTGAGGATGTGGCGGATGCCTTTGCGGCCTGGCACCAACTGAGAGAGCGGATTGCGCGGATGGATTTGTCCGTCTGTGCGCCAAATCTCTCCGGGTTCCTCCGCCGGGTGGCGGAACTGGGACCGGAACGGCTGGCGGAGCGGGGCCGAAAATTCCACGAGATTATCGGCGGTGAGGTCTCGGTACTCCCGCCGGATGCCCGGCATGTGGAGTATGACGTCATTCCGGTCATTGTGGCGGACGGCTGTCTCTACAACTGCGGATTCTGCCGGGTAAAATCCGGCAAAGGCTTCGCCCTGCGCCCCTATGATGATATCGAATCGCAGATCCGGGCCCTTAGCGCATTCTACGACCAGGATCTCATCAACTACAACAGCATTTTTCTGGGCCAGCACGATGCCCTGTTTGCCGGAAAAGAGGTCCTGGATTTTGCAGCCCGAAAAACTTACGAGGGCCTTGCCATTGACCAGTCGAAAATGAAGGACCCCCGGCTTTTTCTGTTCGGCAGCGTGGACTCCATGCTCCGCTCGGATGAGGACGTGTTCGACGCTTTAAACCGGCTGCCCTTTTATACGTATATCAACCTGGGGCTTGAATCCGCGGATGCGGAGACCTTCAAAGTCATCCAAAAGCCGCTTACGCCCAAAAAGGTGGAAAAGGCGTTTAACCGCATGATGGCCGTGAACCGGACCTACAGCAACATTGAGGTGACCGCCAACTTCGTCTATGGCGCGGGGCTTCCGGAAACCCACCTGCCCTCAATTATCGATCTGACCCGCAACCACCTGGATCATTTTCACAGCAAAGGCACGATTTACATCTCGCCTTTGGAAAATATCGGTTCAAAAGAAAAAATGCTGCACGAATTCACGGAATTTAAAAAATTGTGCCGGCTGCCCTGCTACATCTATTTGATCCAGCGCCTATGA
- a CDS encoding U32 family peptidase yields MTRNKKIELLAPAGNPEKLATAIHYGADAVYLSGKAHSLRNYAGNFTAEEMAEGIRIAHDAGVRVYVAVNAFPRPGEMADVEACLKELSHIGPDALIIADPGVIRLAGQTAPGIPIHLSTQANTTNPHSARFWQAAGVARVNAARELTLDEIKAISHTEGLEVEAFVHGAMCIAYSGRCLLSSFMARRDSNRGQCAHPCRWKYAVVEELRPGQYMPVAEDETGTYIFNSKDLCMIAHLPKMIEAGICSLKIEGRLKGLNYLATAVKTYRAAIDAYYQNPSDYQVLSEWALELDRISPRSYGTGFYLNDPEAVRPGYENAAPDASVRFVGKVGRIYSETAIELAVRNKIQTGDHIDILKTRGKNTINTIQEIRTLEGAAVDTAQSGSRVKIRLGKPDMLQPDELIRKTG; encoded by the coding sequence ATGACCCGTAACAAAAAAATAGAACTGCTGGCCCCGGCCGGCAATCCGGAGAAATTAGCCACTGCCATCCACTACGGGGCGGATGCGGTGTATCTATCCGGAAAGGCGCACAGTCTGAGAAACTATGCCGGCAATTTTACCGCAGAAGAGATGGCCGAAGGGATTCGGATTGCCCATGACGCCGGCGTGCGCGTTTATGTAGCGGTAAATGCGTTTCCGCGGCCCGGGGAAATGGCTGATGTTGAAGCCTGCCTGAAAGAGCTTTCCCATATCGGGCCGGATGCGCTGATCATCGCCGATCCCGGCGTCATCCGCCTGGCCGGCCAAACAGCCCCCGGCATCCCGATCCACCTGAGCACCCAGGCCAACACCACCAACCCGCACAGCGCCCGTTTCTGGCAGGCCGCCGGGGTGGCCCGGGTCAATGCGGCCCGGGAACTGACCCTGGATGAAATCAAGGCGATCAGCCATACCGAAGGGCTTGAAGTTGAGGCCTTTGTGCACGGCGCCATGTGTATCGCCTATTCCGGACGCTGCCTGTTAAGCAGCTTCATGGCCCGGCGCGACAGCAACCGCGGCCAGTGCGCCCACCCCTGCCGATGGAAATACGCGGTGGTTGAAGAACTGCGGCCGGGGCAGTACATGCCGGTGGCAGAGGATGAAACCGGAACCTATATATTCAATTCCAAGGACCTCTGCATGATCGCACACCTGCCGAAAATGATCGAGGCCGGCATTTGTTCCCTGAAAATCGAAGGCCGGCTAAAGGGACTGAACTACCTGGCCACGGCGGTTAAAACCTATCGCGCGGCCATTGACGCCTATTATCAAAACCCGTCCGATTATCAGGTTTTATCCGAATGGGCCCTGGAACTCGACCGGATCAGCCCGAGAAGCTACGGCACGGGGTTTTATTTAAATGATCCGGAAGCCGTCCGGCCCGGATACGAAAATGCCGCACCCGACGCGTCTGTCCGGTTTGTGGGCAAAGTCGGGCGGATCTACAGCGAGACCGCCATTGAACTGGCCGTGCGAAACAAAATCCAGACCGGCGATCATATAGACATTCTAAAAACCCGCGGGAAAAACACGATAAACACCATTCAAGAGATCCGAACCCTTGAGGGCGCGGCCGTGGACACGGCACAATCCGGCAGCCGGGTCAAGATCCGCCTGGGGAAACCGGATATGCTGCAGCCGGACGAGTTGATCCGGAAAACCGGATAA
- a CDS encoding Mth938-like domain-containing protein — translation MEIQRYSFGNIVINGIHYTDDIKIIGKTVVPDWWRKSGHRVEPADISDILAAGPDIIILGTGEPGQMKPSKQLIDLLKEKNIELIEQPTQKAAATFNKLHQNGKNIAAGFHLTC, via the coding sequence ATGGAGATTCAACGCTATTCGTTCGGAAATATCGTGATCAACGGCATTCACTACACCGATGACATCAAAATCATCGGCAAAACGGTTGTGCCGGACTGGTGGCGAAAATCCGGGCACCGGGTGGAACCGGCGGATATTTCGGATATCCTGGCAGCCGGGCCGGATATTATTATCCTCGGCACGGGCGAACCCGGCCAGATGAAACCCAGTAAGCAGCTCATTGATCTGCTGAAAGAAAAAAACATTGAATTGATCGAACAACCGACCCAAAAAGCGGCGGCTACATTTAATAAACTGCACCAAAACGGTAAAAATATCGCCGCCGGCTTTCACCTGACCTGCTGA
- a CDS encoding 2-hydroxyacyl-CoA dehydratase family protein yields the protein MEPLEKLSAVAHDPFAYAQAIQPALEKPVIGYFCSYTPEEMLTAAGAVPFRIFGTRGDISLADAHLQSYCCSLVRGGLEDVLKGRLSFLKGAVFPHTCDSIQRLSDIWRLNAGLDTHFDLVLPVKLTTQSARTYMISVLNTFRAELEQGLNVSISDEALHQAIYTHNCIRDRLGRIYRLKSQNPGKLAAADMYAIMKAAMVMDRAELLEHLDALWADLSAGASEGASTGRKRILMSGGICNHPDIYHFIEEAGGDVVWDDLCTGTRYFEGSVEETGDPVEAIADRYLDRMVCPAKHMGVTARGEHLKQLVRTHRIDGVIFLFLKFCDPHGFDYPYLKECMDQAGVPTLLLEVEEQLPGEGQFRTRFETFIDML from the coding sequence ATGGAGCCTCTGGAAAAACTAAGCGCCGTGGCGCATGATCCATTTGCCTATGCCCAGGCCATCCAGCCCGCCCTCGAAAAGCCAGTCATCGGCTATTTTTGTTCATACACCCCGGAAGAAATGCTGACCGCCGCCGGCGCAGTGCCGTTTCGCATCTTCGGCACGCGCGGTGATATTTCCCTGGCTGATGCGCATCTACAGTCCTACTGCTGCTCCCTGGTCCGGGGCGGCCTGGAGGATGTGTTAAAAGGCCGGCTGTCCTTTTTAAAGGGAGCGGTTTTTCCGCATACCTGCGATTCGATTCAGCGGCTGTCCGATATCTGGCGGTTAAACGCCGGCCTGGATACCCATTTTGACCTGGTGCTGCCGGTCAAGCTCACCACCCAAAGCGCAAGGACCTATATGATTTCGGTCTTAAATACCTTCCGCGCGGAGCTCGAACAGGGCCTTAATGTGTCCATTTCTGATGAAGCGCTGCACCAGGCCATTTACACCCACAACTGTATCCGAGACCGGCTTGGCCGGATTTACCGGCTAAAGAGCCAAAATCCCGGCAAGCTGGCCGCTGCGGATATGTATGCGATCATGAAGGCCGCCATGGTGATGGATCGGGCGGAGCTGCTCGAACATCTGGACGCCCTGTGGGCGGATCTCTCGGCCGGGGCATCAGAAGGCGCATCCACCGGCCGCAAACGGATTCTGATGAGCGGGGGGATCTGCAACCATCCGGATATCTATCATTTTATCGAGGAGGCGGGCGGGGATGTGGTCTGGGATGACCTCTGCACCGGCACCCGGTATTTTGAGGGCAGCGTCGAGGAAACCGGAGATCCTGTTGAGGCCATTGCCGACAGGTATCTCGACCGGATGGTATGCCCGGCCAAGCATATGGGCGTCACCGCCCGGGGCGAGCATTTAAAACAGCTTGTCCGAACGCACCGGATCGACGGGGTGATTTTTTTGTTCTTAAAATTCTGCGACCCCCATGGGTTCGACTACCCGTATCTAAAAGAATGCATGGATCAGGCCGGGGTCCCCACGCTGCTGCTGGAGGTTGAGGAGCAGCTGCCGGGCGAGGGCCAGTTCAGAACCCGGTTTGAGACGTTTATCGATATGCTATAA
- a CDS encoding 2-hydroxyacyl-CoA dehydratase family protein has translation MSDSSKRTDPEKEKRKIKSVQKMKEIMTNYYIEAKGAADTGKKVAWITSGGPVEPLIAMDVIPVYPENHGAMIGASKMGIELCEKAEEMGYPRELCSYARADIGCAVTDGGPIGGLPRPDFLVCCNNICGTVMKWYEVAARYYNVPLFILDTPFTHREFPPAAKQYVIDQIYEYIAFLEENCGKKMDYDRMQEVGRLSVEGLRLWQAVLDSGAHKPAPMTAFDAFFHLALIVTLRGTQEAVDYYRQLRDEMQERINQGIGMVPNEKYRLLWDNLPVWYRTKWLSEKFASHDACLVADTYTSAWSGVLPYIDENNFLETMAVAYSQVYINVSLDIMIDTLRRLIKKYDVDGLVMHSNRSCKPYSLGQYDLQKIVMEELKIPTLILEADMVDERSFSESQIETRIDAFMETLKS, from the coding sequence ATGTCAGATTCTTCCAAACGAACGGATCCGGAAAAAGAGAAGCGCAAAATCAAATCCGTTCAAAAAATGAAAGAAATCATGACCAACTACTATATCGAGGCCAAGGGCGCGGCGGACACGGGTAAGAAGGTTGCCTGGATCACCAGCGGCGGCCCGGTGGAGCCACTGATCGCCATGGATGTGATTCCGGTTTATCCGGAAAACCACGGGGCCATGATCGGCGCGTCTAAAATGGGGATCGAGCTCTGTGAAAAAGCCGAGGAAATGGGCTATCCCCGCGAACTCTGCTCATATGCCCGGGCGGATATCGGATGCGCGGTAACCGACGGCGGCCCCATCGGGGGCCTGCCCAGGCCGGATTTTCTGGTCTGCTGCAACAACATCTGCGGGACCGTCATGAAGTGGTATGAAGTGGCGGCCCGGTACTATAACGTGCCGCTCTTTATTCTGGACACCCCCTTTACCCACCGGGAATTTCCGCCGGCCGCCAAGCAGTATGTGATCGACCAGATCTATGAGTATATTGCCTTTCTTGAAGAAAATTGCGGCAAAAAGATGGATTATGACCGGATGCAGGAAGTCGGCCGCCTATCGGTTGAGGGCTTGCGTCTCTGGCAGGCGGTTCTGGATTCAGGCGCCCATAAGCCGGCGCCCATGACCGCATTTGATGCATTTTTTCACCTGGCCCTGATCGTCACCCTGCGCGGCACTCAAGAGGCGGTGGATTACTACCGCCAGCTCCGGGATGAGATGCAGGAGCGGATCAATCAGGGTATCGGTATGGTCCCGAACGAAAAATACCGACTCCTGTGGGACAACCTCCCGGTCTGGTACCGGACCAAATGGCTGTCCGAGAAATTCGCCAGCCATGATGCCTGCCTGGTGGCGGACACCTATACCTCTGCCTGGAGCGGGGTGCTGCCCTACATAGACGAGAACAATTTTCTGGAAACCATGGCCGTGGCCTACTCCCAGGTCTATATCAATGTCTCGCTCGATATCATGATCGACACCCTGCGCCGGCTGATCAAAAAATACGATGTGGACGGGCTGGTCATGCATTCCAACCGCAGCTGCAAGCCTTACTCATTAGGTCAGTATGATCTGCAGAAGATTGTGATGGAAGAGCTCAAAATCCCCACCCTGATCCTGGAAGCGGATATGGTGGATGAGCGGAGTTTTTCGGAAAGCCAGATTGAGACCCGGATCGATGCGTTCATGGAAACGCTGAAATCGTGA
- a CDS encoding acyl-CoA dehydratase activase has product MITAGIDIGSITAKAALLKEGHILGSRVIFTGYNAKKAGRTVLDETLSALNMAASDIQTIVSTGYGRNTVDFADKAITEITCHGAGAHFIDPEVRTIIDVGGQDSKVVRINEAGKVVDFAMNDKCAAGTGRFLEVMARAMEVDLDKFGDIFLQSQNPAKISSICTVFAESEVISLIAKGETRDNIIAGIHESVAARVSALAKRVGVVEPVMMTGGVAKNIGAVRALEKKLETKIRVSEYAQLNGAIGAAILARNL; this is encoded by the coding sequence ATGATTACTGCCGGCATTGATATCGGCTCAATTACCGCCAAGGCGGCACTTTTAAAGGAAGGCCATATTCTGGGCTCCCGGGTGATTTTTACCGGGTATAACGCCAAAAAAGCCGGGCGCACGGTTCTGGATGAAACGCTTTCCGCGCTTAACATGGCGGCATCGGATATTCAAACCATTGTGTCCACCGGCTATGGCCGGAACACGGTGGATTTTGCGGATAAGGCGATCACGGAAATTACCTGCCACGGCGCGGGCGCGCATTTTATCGACCCCGAGGTGCGCACGATCATCGATGTGGGCGGCCAGGACAGCAAGGTGGTGCGGATCAACGAAGCCGGAAAAGTCGTTGATTTTGCCATGAATGATAAATGCGCGGCCGGCACGGGGCGCTTCCTTGAGGTCATGGCCCGGGCCATGGAGGTGGATCTGGACAAATTCGGCGATATTTTTTTACAATCCCAGAATCCGGCGAAAATCAGCAGTATCTGTACGGTTTTTGCCGAGTCCGAGGTGATTTCCCTGATTGCCAAGGGCGAGACCCGGGACAATATCATCGCCGGTATCCATGAGTCCGTTGCCGCCCGGGTATCCGCCCTGGCCAAGCGGGTCGGCGTGGTGGAGCCCGTGATGATGACCGGCGGGGTGGCAAAAAATATCGGCGCGGTGCGTGCGCTTGAAAAAAAGCTTGAGACAAAGATCCGGGTATCCGAATACGCCCAGTTAAACGGGGCCATCGGGGCGGCGATTCTGGCGCGAAATCTTTAA
- a CDS encoding (Fe-S)-binding protein, which produces MEAIQFDPEICNQCETVDCLMKCQYIDFRDVAEAKTEKLKINAGEHSRVLDECLTCYACQEYCPYDNNPFYLLVERQEQLGLLPAPRPIVAEQLKMMGPRGRIQKETVSTPVVNMCAFPMLTGCVRGTLFDGASVIVGTDIFCNIMWLHFAKNSAIKERVPQMIDNIMTYYLKDAGVEEMICFHDECYGTYTSVAPAYGIEVPFKPVHLFDYINHRLDELADRITPLNVKIAYQRPCSNRLIPQTDLVLDEIFEKIGADRVPRKYDRENTLCCGGVPRAQQRDNLADELVANNIRDMQAVGASYCVFNCPFCMATLGQEAAENGLMPILVSDLVQMALGE; this is translated from the coding sequence TTGGAAGCCATCCAATTTGATCCGGAAATCTGCAACCAGTGCGAAACCGTGGATTGCCTCATGAAATGCCAGTACATCGATTTTAGGGATGTGGCCGAGGCAAAAACGGAAAAGCTTAAAATCAATGCCGGCGAACACAGCCGGGTGCTGGATGAATGCCTGACCTGCTATGCCTGCCAGGAGTACTGTCCCTATGACAACAATCCGTTTTACCTCTTGGTGGAGCGGCAGGAGCAGCTGGGGCTTTTGCCCGCCCCGCGGCCGATTGTGGCTGAGCAGCTTAAAATGATGGGGCCCAGGGGCCGCATCCAGAAGGAGACGGTGTCTACGCCGGTGGTTAATATGTGTGCCTTTCCCATGTTAACCGGCTGCGTGCGGGGAACGCTCTTCGATGGCGCGTCGGTGATCGTCGGCACGGATATATTCTGCAATATCATGTGGCTGCATTTTGCCAAAAATTCGGCCATCAAAGAGCGCGTGCCGCAGATGATCGATAACATTATGACCTACTACCTCAAGGATGCCGGTGTTGAGGAGATGATCTGTTTCCATGATGAATGCTACGGCACCTACACCAGCGTGGCACCGGCCTATGGCATTGAGGTGCCGTTTAAGCCGGTCCATCTGTTTGACTACATCAATCATCGGCTGGATGAGCTGGCTGACCGCATCACCCCGCTCAATGTAAAGATCGCCTATCAGCGCCCTTGTTCCAACCGCCTGATCCCCCAGACCGACCTGGTGCTGGATGAAATATTTGAAAAAATCGGCGCCGACCGGGTCCCCCGGAAATACGACCGGGAAAATACACTTTGCTGCGGCGGCGTGCCCCGCGCCCAGCAGCGGGATAACCTGGCGGATGAACTGGTGGCAAACAACATCAGGGATATGCAGGCGGTGGGGGCGAGCTACTGCGTTTTCAACTGTCCGTTCTGCATGGCCACCCTTGGCCAGGAGGCGGCGGAAAACGGACTCATGCCCATTCTGGTAAGCGATTTGGTTCAAATGGCATTGGGAGAATAG